A genomic stretch from Aedes albopictus strain Foshan chromosome 2, AalbF5, whole genome shotgun sequence includes:
- the LOC109410802 gene encoding uncharacterized protein LOC109410802, with translation MFARIVTIAACLSTLATAGPVPNHEINPIIANIDNYFGNLAQSLVFRREVNSTEKYQSADGHTQVVIQPASTTTLQEILFHPTNQHLVAENETEVFSNGTNKVLLAKVDLVTEVTTENRKTSESSTTSPAPATTSPAEVAPKLPLSTSIIQVLKAIPSTVVAGTTESSTLADLSTKAISNTATTVVATGSTTLSTPNSTPHVAIVTPVSVVAVTTSSSSTTTAEPESESKEIRDKVKEVEAEPVILTVGV, from the exons ATGTTCGCGCGAATAGTAACG ATAGCAGCATGCCTGTCCACGTTGGCAACTGCAGGTCCAGTTCCAAATCATGAAATCAACCCGATCATAGCTAACATCGACAACTATTTCGGGAACTTGGCACAATCCTTGGTATTCCGGCGCGAAGTTAATTCAACGGAGAAATATCAATCCGCCGATGGTCACACCCAAGTGGTAATCCAACCCGCATCAACGACGACTCTTCAAGAAATCTTATTCCATCCAACCAATCAGCATCTAGTTGCCGAGAACGAGACTGAAGTGTTCAGCAATGGAACGAACAAAGTACTTCTGGCTAAGGTCGATCTCGTAACTGAGGTCACTACAGAGAATAGGAAAACTTCCGAGTCTTCGACCACATCTCCAGCACCGGCAACAACCAGTCCCGCTGAAGTTGCCCCCAAATTGCCATTATCGACCTCAATCATACAGGTCTTGAAAGCCATTCCATCAACGGTCGTAGCAGGAACCACCGAATCTTCCACTTTGGCTGATTTGTCGACAAAAGCGATTAGCAACACCGCAACGACGGTTGTCGCCACTGGCAGTACAACACTTAGCACCCCGAATTCGACGCCACATGTAGCAATTGTCACACCGGTGAGTGTAGTGGCGGTAACTACGAGTTCATCGAGTACTACCACAGCGGAGCCTGAATCCGAATCGAAGGAGATTCGAGACAAGGTCAAAGAAGTGGAAGCCGAACCAGTCATTCTAACTGTTGGAGTGTGA
- the LOC109413527 gene encoding U6 snRNA-associated Sm-like protein LSm5, whose product MAQATVSNQSTLLPLELVDKCIGSRIHIIMKNDKEIVGTLLGFDDFVNMLLEDVTEYENTSEGRRITKLDQILLNGNNITMLVPGGDLPEAN is encoded by the exons ATGGCCCAAGCTACCGTGTCAAATCAGTCTACATTGTTACCTCTTG AACTGGTGGACAAGTGCATCGGTTCGCGGATACACATCATCATGAAGAACGACAAGGAAATCGTCGGAACGCTGTTGGGATTCGATGATTTCGTGAATATGCTGCTGGAGGATGTGACCGAGTACGAAAACACTTCCGAGGGTAGGCGAATCACCAAGCTGGACCAGATTTTGCTGAACGGGAACAACATAACCATG CTTGTTCCTGGAGGTGATCTACCGGAGGCAAACTAA